The nucleotide window GGATCACGGGCAGGGTTGACAGGTGGATGGTGCATTGGTTGGATACATCCCATGTCAACTCGAGGCTGTGTGGTCCTGGCGGCAAATGCTGCCCTGCTGGGTCTGCTTTCAATATCTGGGCGCTCCACCGCGGCAGGATTTTCCACGGAGTCAGGGAGTCAAACCTCCGCGTCGAAGATTGACATTGTTCTTGACGAAAAAACCGGTGACGCCGAGGAGCGCGTCGCCACGGTTCTTCACGATCGTATCCTCAAACGGAGCCGGGTTGGCGTGCAAGTAGTGCGCGCGCCGAAGGAGGACGCTGACCTCCGTATTTACCTGGGCCGGGCGGGCGCGGGTGGATCGTTGGACCAATTGTGCTCAACGCACGGCGTCAGTGTACCGGGGAAGAAGCGTCCGGCACCGGAAGGTATTGCGGTGAAAACCATAATCGTGGGTCGGGTGCACAGCATCATTGCCGTCGGTGCCGACCAGCGTGGGGTGCTGTATGCGGCGGGTGAAATCCTCCGCCAAATGACTTACGAACCCGCTGCGGTGAGAGTCGGTGAGATCAACGTCGCTACGCCACCGGCCTATCGATTTCGCGGGTCTTCCGCCAACCAGGGCGGCACCATGATGCAGATCACCGGCGCGCGTTCCTGGACTCCACAAGAATGGCAGGATTACGTACTGGATCTGGCGCTGTCAGGCGCCAATTGCTTTTATGCGGGCGGTGCGCAGTTCGACTTTGTCAAATCGTTTGGGATGATGACCGTGACAGGTTGTCGTCCCAACGAGCTTACCGGTTTTCCGAAAGAGTGGCAGGCCACCGAACGTGGCAACTGGGTGTGCCCTTCGATACCGGCGGCGCGCAAAGCGTTGCTGGAAAAGTGGGACAAGGATTTTGCGCGGCGACCGGACGACGACGTCTTGCGGTTCTATGCCGGTGATCCCGGAGGATGCCGTTGTCCTCGTTGTGAGCCGTGGGGGAAGACGTTTGTACTATTATGTGAGGAGGTGGCGAACCTTTGGCTGAAGTACCACCCGAATGGCGTCGTTCAAATCGCCAATCAGGATCTCAGTAACGCCGGGGATCAGGCGATCTTTGATTATCTAAATGAAAAGCCGAGAAAGTGGCTCGAAGGCATTGCGTACGGACCTGGCAGCAGCGCCATGTCCAAATATTTCCGCAATGAGCTGCGGGAAGATCTTTTTGAGTATCCCGGTTCAGGTCCGGTGAATCGGTATTTGGCTGAGATACTGAATCAACTTCCCCGCTACCAGCACATCACCCATTATACCGACATCACGCACTGGATCAGCGCGCAATACCAGGTCGCGCATCCGGAACCAAACGTG belongs to Verrucomicrobiota bacterium and includes:
- a CDS encoding GAF domain-containing protein gives rise to the protein MTGIEPQDVVVRSPRKILVPLFQQRFARRRYRRAHPVATFGGLPLFRKTGKLVGTTTCHGHHPKRFDKVELRTARIKAIGA